The following coding sequences are from one Mycobacterium bourgelatii window:
- a CDS encoding heparin-binding hemagglutinin — protein sequence MAENTNIEDLKAPLLAALGAADLALATVNDLLATLRERAEETRSNIRERAEETRTDTRSRVEETRERLTKLQEDLPDQVAELRERFTSEELRKAAEGYLEAATSRYNELVERGEAALERIRSQSAFEDASARAEGYVDQAVELTQEALGTVASQTRAVGERAAKLVGIELPKKDEPAKKAPAKKAAPAKKAAPAKAAAPAKKAPAKKAAAKKVTQK from the coding sequence ATGGCGGAAAACACGAACATCGAAGACCTGAAAGCTCCGTTGCTTGCTGCGCTCGGCGCGGCCGACCTGGCTTTGGCCACCGTCAACGACCTGCTGGCGACCCTCCGTGAGCGCGCCGAGGAGACTCGCAGCAACATTCGCGAGCGTGCCGAGGAGACTCGCACCGACACCCGGTCCCGCGTCGAGGAGACCCGCGAGCGCCTGACCAAGCTGCAGGAGGACCTGCCCGACCAGGTTGCCGAGCTGCGTGAGCGCTTCACCAGCGAAGAGCTGCGCAAGGCCGCCGAGGGCTATTTGGAGGCCGCTACCAGCCGCTACAACGAGCTGGTGGAGCGCGGCGAGGCCGCCCTGGAGCGGATTCGCAGCCAGTCGGCGTTCGAGGATGCTTCGGCCCGCGCCGAGGGCTACGTGGACCAGGCCGTCGAGCTGACCCAGGAAGCTCTGGGCACCGTCGCGTCGCAGACCCGCGCCGTCGGTGAGCGCGCCGCCAAGCTGGTCGGTATCGAGCTCCCTAAGAAGGACGAGCCGGCCAAGAAGGCTCCTGCCAAGAAGGCCGCGCCGGCCAAGAAGGCCGCTCCGGCCAAGGCTGCCGCTCCGGCCAAGAAGGCTCCTGCCAAGAAGGCCGCGGCCAAGAAGGTCACCCAGAAGTAA
- a CDS encoding DUF2516 family protein has translation MNEIAFNVIRVAQFAVLIMAVYAFVHAALQRPDAYTAADKLTKPVWLIILGAASILALLFSVLGIVIAACAAGVYLVDVRPKLLEIQGKSR, from the coding sequence GTGAACGAGATCGCGTTTAACGTCATAAGGGTCGCGCAATTCGCCGTTCTGATCATGGCGGTCTACGCGTTTGTGCATGCCGCGCTGCAGCGGCCGGATGCCTACACCGCCGCCGACAAGCTGACCAAGCCGGTGTGGTTGATCATCCTGGGGGCCGCGTCCATCTTGGCTCTCTTGTTCAGTGTGCTCGGAATAGTGATTGCGGCGTGTGCGGCAGGTGTCTATCTGGTGGACGTTCGGCCGAAGCTGCTCGAAATTCAGGGTAAGTCCCGTTAA
- a CDS encoding DUF2599 domain-containing protein — protein MKALIAGPAVVLVALLGAPAAIAEPDAGVSVSPPYVDHTEWVQWGGATSLRVYPTPAGRMASRQPGITADQAWAEVLALTPDADTPGMRAQFVCHWHLAEIGYPGKTSWNLEPWRPVVGDTQMLASGCNPGGAEEPF, from the coding sequence ATGAAAGCGCTGATAGCTGGGCCGGCCGTGGTGCTGGTCGCCCTGCTCGGTGCCCCGGCGGCGATCGCTGAACCCGACGCGGGGGTGTCCGTGTCTCCGCCCTACGTCGACCACACCGAGTGGGTGCAGTGGGGAGGCGCGACCAGCCTGCGGGTTTATCCCACCCCCGCCGGGCGGATGGCGTCTCGCCAACCCGGCATCACTGCCGACCAGGCCTGGGCAGAAGTGCTGGCGCTGACGCCGGACGCCGACACGCCTGGGATGCGGGCCCAGTTTGTATGCCACTGGCATCTCGCCGAAATCGGCTATCCGGGCAAGACCAGCTGGAACCTCGAGCCGTGGCGACCGGTCGTCGGCGATACCCAGATGCTGGCGTCGGGGTGCAACCCCGGCGGGGCCGAGGAACCGTTCTAG
- the deoC gene encoding deoxyribose-phosphate aldolase — MPDTPTRPARPTREQLAALVDHTLLKPESTEADVVALVAEAAELNVYAVCVSPSMVSVAMDAGAARVAAVAGFPSGKHLSAVKAHEAELAVAAGATEIDMVIDVGAALAGDLDAVRADIAAVRAATSGAVLKVIVESAVLLGHGTEDLLVQACRAAEDAGADFVKTSTGFHPDGGATVRAVELMNATVGGRLGVKASGGIRTAAAAIAMLDAGATRLGLSGTRAVLDGLCST; from the coding sequence GTGCCCGACACCCCGACGCGTCCGGCGCGCCCGACGCGTGAGCAGCTGGCGGCATTGGTCGACCACACCCTGCTCAAACCCGAGTCCACCGAGGCCGACGTGGTCGCCCTGGTGGCCGAGGCCGCCGAGCTCAACGTTTATGCGGTCTGCGTCTCGCCGTCGATGGTCTCGGTGGCGATGGACGCGGGGGCGGCACGCGTCGCCGCGGTGGCCGGCTTTCCGTCGGGCAAGCACCTCTCCGCGGTCAAGGCACACGAGGCCGAACTTGCCGTCGCCGCCGGCGCAACCGAAATCGACATGGTCATCGATGTCGGAGCGGCGCTGGCGGGGGACCTCGACGCCGTGCGGGCCGACATCGCGGCGGTGCGCGCCGCCACGAGCGGGGCGGTGCTCAAGGTCATCGTGGAGTCGGCGGTGCTGCTAGGCCACGGCACCGAAGACCTGCTGGTGCAAGCGTGTCGCGCCGCCGAGGATGCGGGCGCCGACTTTGTGAAGACCTCGACCGGGTTTCATCCCGACGGCGGTGCAACCGTGCGTGCCGTCGAGTTGATGAACGCGACCGTCGGCGGACGCCTGGGGGTCAAGGCCAGCGGCGGCATCCGTACCGCCGCTGCCGCGATCGCGATGCTGGACGCCGGGGCCACCCGGTTGGGCCTGTCCGGCACCCGGGCGGTGCTCGACGGGCTCTGCTCAACCTGA
- a CDS encoding LmeA family phospholipid-binding protein, with amino-acid sequence MTTPQGPSNDPWARPGNQGPLGRPPTPGEAPTQQLRPGGGRPQPPPPGAHPPQVNLPPAAANTDAQRPPTPPPPHVPEDRTVSFGRPSDEPEKPAKKKKRALSALPILLVVIIVFSLVLAGLIGAELYVRNEANNKIASAVACEVRDQATASFGVTPLVLWQYLTDHYTNISIETAGNNIKDAKGMKMQIGIKDIVLKDSGDSKGTIGALDATITWTSDGIKETVQNAIPLLGAFVTSSVTTHPNDGTVELKGMLDDIVAKPTVVDGGLELQIVSFNTLGFSLPKETVQSTLDDYTGKLTKNYPLGIKVDSVKVTSDGVEAHFSSRNATIPADNTHPCFADL; translated from the coding sequence GTGACCACCCCGCAAGGACCATCGAACGACCCATGGGCACGTCCTGGCAATCAAGGTCCGCTGGGCCGGCCGCCGACGCCCGGTGAAGCCCCCACCCAGCAACTGCGGCCCGGAGGGGGTCGACCGCAGCCGCCCCCGCCCGGTGCCCATCCACCGCAGGTGAACCTGCCGCCGGCCGCGGCCAACACCGACGCGCAGCGGCCCCCCACCCCGCCCCCGCCGCACGTCCCCGAGGATCGGACGGTCTCGTTTGGCAGGCCGAGCGACGAGCCCGAGAAGCCGGCAAAGAAAAAGAAGCGCGCACTCTCGGCGCTGCCCATCCTGCTGGTCGTCATCATCGTGTTCTCGCTGGTCCTGGCGGGCCTGATCGGCGCCGAGCTCTACGTGCGCAACGAGGCCAACAACAAGATCGCGTCGGCCGTGGCCTGCGAGGTCCGGGACCAGGCCACCGCGTCCTTCGGCGTGACGCCGTTGGTGCTGTGGCAGTACCTGACCGATCACTACACGAACATCTCGATCGAGACGGCGGGCAACAACATCAAGGATGCCAAGGGCATGAAGATGCAGATCGGCATCAAGGACATCGTGCTGAAGGACAGCGGCGACTCCAAGGGCACCATCGGCGCGCTCGATGCGACCATCACGTGGACGTCTGATGGCATCAAAGAGACTGTGCAGAACGCGATTCCGCTGCTGGGCGCGTTCGTCACCAGCAGCGTGACGACGCATCCCAACGACGGCACCGTCGAGCTCAAGGGCATGTTGGACGACATCGTCGCCAAGCCGACCGTGGTCGACGGCGGCCTCGAGCTGCAGATCGTCAGTTTCAACACCCTGGGCTTCTCGCTGCCCAAGGAGACCGTGCAGTCAACGCTCGACGACTACACCGGCAAGCTGACGAAGAACTACCCGCTGGGCATCAAGGTAGACAGCGTGAAAGTCACGTCGGACGGCGTGGAGGCCCACTTTTCCAGCCGCAACGCCACCATCCCCGCCGACAACACGCACCCCTGCTTCGCCGATCTCTGA
- a CDS encoding carbon-nitrogen hydrolase family protein — MRIALAQILSGTDPAANLDLVREYAQRAADAGAKLVVFPEATMCRFGVPLKPIAEPVTGPWANGVRQIADDTGVTVIAGMFTPADDGRVKNTVIAARPGGANDREPDGTGLVHYDKIHLYDAFGFTESRTVAPGSEPVLVTVDDVTVGLTTCYDIRFPALYVELARRGAQLIVACASWGSGPGKLEQWTLLARARALDSMSYLAAAGQAYPGDELASTGAPTGVGGSLVASPLGQVIAAAGNDPQLLIAEIDVDNVAKARDSIGVLRNRSPFTPRFKAESPE; from the coding sequence ATGCGAATCGCGTTGGCGCAAATCCTCAGCGGCACCGATCCCGCGGCGAATCTGGACCTGGTCCGGGAGTATGCGCAGCGGGCGGCCGACGCGGGCGCCAAGCTGGTCGTGTTCCCGGAGGCGACGATGTGTCGCTTCGGGGTCCCGCTCAAACCGATCGCCGAGCCCGTAACCGGCCCTTGGGCCAACGGCGTGCGTCAGATCGCCGACGACACCGGCGTCACCGTCATCGCGGGCATGTTCACCCCGGCCGATGACGGACGGGTGAAGAACACCGTGATCGCGGCACGTCCCGGCGGAGCAAACGACCGCGAACCGGACGGCACTGGCCTCGTGCACTACGACAAGATCCACCTGTACGACGCCTTCGGCTTCACCGAGTCGCGCACCGTCGCACCCGGCAGCGAACCCGTTCTGGTCACCGTCGACGACGTCACGGTGGGGTTGACGACCTGCTACGACATCCGGTTTCCCGCGCTGTATGTCGAACTCGCGCGGCGGGGAGCGCAGCTGATCGTCGCGTGCGCGTCCTGGGGTTCCGGTCCGGGCAAGCTCGAACAGTGGACGTTGCTGGCCCGGGCCAGGGCGCTGGATTCGATGAGCTACCTGGCCGCGGCCGGACAGGCGTATCCGGGTGACGAGTTAGCCAGCACCGGTGCACCCACCGGCGTGGGCGGCAGCCTGGTGGCGTCCCCGCTGGGTCAAGTGATTGCGGCCGCCGGGAACGACCCGCAGCTGCTGATCGCCGAGATCGACGTCGACAACGTCGCCAAAGCGCGCGACAGCATCGGGGTGCTGCGCAACCGCTCACCCTTCACTCCGCGTTTTAAGGCAGAATCACCAGAGTGA
- a CDS encoding DUF2505 domain-containing protein, which translates to MPRSFDMSADYQGSVEEVHHAFHEADYWTARLAETPVDIATIEAMRLGGESGEDGSIEVVTLQTVCSHNLPGLVTQLHRGDLSVRRQETWGPVRDGIATASITGSIVDAPVNLWGTAVLEPVESGSSRLSRLKLQVSIQVRIPFIGGKLERLIGNQLSELVNIEQRFTTQWIANKA; encoded by the coding sequence ATGCCGCGTTCATTCGACATGTCGGCCGACTACCAGGGCAGCGTTGAAGAGGTACACCACGCTTTCCATGAGGCCGATTACTGGACCGCCAGGCTGGCAGAGACTCCTGTCGACATCGCCACCATCGAGGCGATGCGGCTCGGTGGCGAATCCGGCGAGGATGGCTCCATCGAGGTGGTGACCCTGCAGACGGTGTGCAGCCACAACCTGCCCGGCCTGGTCACCCAGCTGCACCGCGGCGACCTGAGTGTGCGGCGGCAGGAGACCTGGGGTCCGGTCCGGGACGGCATCGCCACCGCGTCCATCACGGGCTCGATCGTGGATGCGCCGGTCAACCTGTGGGGAACCGCCGTGCTGGAACCCGTCGAATCGGGCAGTTCCCGCCTGTCCCGCCTGAAACTGCAGGTCAGCATCCAAGTCCGGATCCCGTTCATCGGCGGGAAGCTGGAACGGCTGATCGGCAATCAGTTGAGCGAGCTGGTGAACATCGAACAGCGCTTCACCACGCAGTGGATCGCCAACAAGGCCTGA
- a CDS encoding UDP-N-acetylmuramate dehydrogenase: MNAAYQVRLPLPGVVGSHFAGARVEESVPLAPLTTLRVGPVARRVITCDSTDQVIATLGELDAEARAGVGGVPLVFAGGSNVVIGDAIADLTVVRLCNRSVTVDGNLVRAEAGAVWDDVVVTAIEHGLGGLECLSGIPGSAGATPVQNVGAYGAEVSDTITRVRMLDRGNGEVRWVPAGELGFGYRTSILKRADGLQTPAVVLEVEFTLDPSGRSAPLRYGELTAALGASSGERADPRAVRAAVLALRARKGMVLDEADHDTWSVGSFFTNPVVPPDVYERLAARVDGPVPHYPAPEGVKLAAGWLVEHAGFGKGYPGSDARCRLSTKHALALTNRGEATAEDVVALARTVRAGVRDVFGITLQPEPVLVGCVL; the protein is encoded by the coding sequence ATGAACGCGGCATATCAGGTGAGGCTACCGTTACCGGGCGTGGTGGGTTCCCACTTTGCCGGTGCGCGCGTCGAAGAATCTGTGCCGTTGGCACCGTTGACCACGCTGCGAGTGGGTCCGGTAGCGCGTCGTGTAATTACCTGTGACAGCACCGATCAGGTGATCGCGACGCTGGGGGAGCTGGACGCTGAGGCTCGTGCCGGCGTCGGCGGCGTTCCGTTGGTGTTTGCTGGTGGCTCGAATGTCGTGATCGGCGACGCGATTGCCGACCTGACCGTGGTGCGGCTGTGCAATCGCAGTGTCACGGTGGACGGCAACCTGGTGCGCGCAGAGGCCGGTGCGGTGTGGGACGACGTCGTGGTCACCGCCATCGAACACGGGCTGGGCGGGCTGGAATGCCTGTCCGGCATCCCGGGGTCCGCCGGAGCCACCCCGGTACAGAACGTGGGCGCATACGGCGCGGAGGTGTCGGACACCATCACGCGTGTCCGGATGCTGGACCGCGGCAACGGCGAGGTGCGGTGGGTGCCCGCCGGCGAACTCGGCTTCGGTTACCGCACCAGCATCCTCAAGCGTGCTGACGGCCTTCAGACGCCCGCTGTCGTGCTGGAAGTGGAATTCACACTCGATCCGTCCGGCCGCAGTGCTCCGCTGCGCTACGGCGAGCTGACCGCTGCCTTGGGCGCGTCCAGCGGCGAACGTGCCGACCCGCGCGCCGTCCGCGCCGCGGTCCTGGCGTTACGTGCCCGCAAGGGCATGGTGCTCGACGAGGCCGACCACGACACCTGGAGCGTCGGCTCGTTCTTCACCAACCCGGTGGTCCCGCCGGACGTCTACGAACGCCTTGCCGCACGGGTCGACGGTCCGGTGCCGCACTATCCGGCGCCGGAGGGAGTCAAGCTCGCCGCCGGATGGCTGGTCGAGCACGCTGGGTTCGGCAAGGGGTATCCGGGTAGCGACGCCCGGTGCAGGTTGTCCACCAAACATGCGCTCGCCCTGACCAACCGCGGGGAAGCGACCGCCGAGGACGTGGTTGCGTTGGCGCGCACCGTTCGAGCTGGAGTTCGTGACGTGTTTGGTATCACATTGCAACCCGAACCTGTGCTGGTCGGTTGCGTCTTGTAG
- a CDS encoding L,D-transpeptidase, with product MAGDRLFRPVSLVLVNTSETPQGGVPINRRRVLAALGIGVFAPGVLAACSGKTLTQQAEKKPPPEPRLTYTPPNAAEDVLPVAHIGVQIDNGWFQRVALTNSAGKVIAGEFNRDRTVYTITEPLGYNTTYSWSGSAVGHDGKAIPVTGKFITVTPSKKISGAFQLADGQTVGIAAPIIIQFDAPISDKAAVERALTVTTDPPVEGSWAWLPDEAKGARVHWRPREYYPAGTTVNVDAKLYGVPFGDDAYGAEDISLNIQIGRRQIVKAEVTSHRMQVVTDAGVIMDFPCSYGEGDLARNVTRNGIHVVTEKYADFYMSNPAAGYSNVHERWAVRISNNGEFIHANPMSAGAQGNSNVTNGCINLSTENAAEYYATAIYGDPVEVTGSSIQLSYSDGDIWDWAVDWDTWLSMSALPRPSGRAPGTQIPVTAPVTPSTAPTLSGTPTTSSSGPSSSPSSGPGG from the coding sequence GTGGCGGGGGATAGGCTGTTCCGCCCGGTATCTTTGGTTCTCGTGAACACATCCGAGACACCCCAGGGTGGGGTGCCGATCAACCGTCGCCGGGTATTGGCGGCGCTTGGGATCGGCGTGTTTGCACCAGGCGTGCTGGCCGCGTGCTCCGGCAAGACGCTCACTCAGCAGGCCGAGAAGAAGCCGCCGCCGGAGCCCCGTCTGACGTACACACCGCCCAACGCGGCCGAGGACGTGCTGCCCGTCGCCCATATCGGCGTGCAGATCGACAACGGCTGGTTCCAGCGGGTGGCGCTGACGAACTCGGCCGGCAAGGTCATCGCGGGCGAGTTCAACCGGGATCGCACCGTGTACACGATCACCGAGCCGCTGGGCTACAACACCACCTACAGCTGGAGCGGTTCGGCGGTGGGGCACGACGGCAAGGCCATCCCGGTGACGGGCAAGTTCATCACGGTGACGCCCAGCAAGAAGATCAGCGGGGCATTCCAGCTTGCTGACGGCCAGACGGTGGGCATCGCGGCTCCGATCATCATCCAGTTCGATGCGCCCATCTCGGACAAGGCCGCGGTCGAGCGGGCCCTCACGGTCACCACCGACCCGCCCGTCGAGGGCAGCTGGGCGTGGCTGCCGGACGAGGCCAAGGGCGCCCGGGTGCACTGGCGTCCCCGCGAGTACTACCCGGCCGGCACCACCGTGAATGTGGACGCCAAGCTGTACGGCGTGCCGTTCGGCGACGACGCGTACGGCGCGGAGGACATATCGCTCAACATCCAGATCGGGCGTCGGCAGATCGTCAAGGCCGAGGTCACCTCGCACCGCATGCAGGTGGTGACCGATGCCGGCGTCATTATGGACTTCCCCTGTAGCTACGGCGAGGGTGACTTGGCGCGCAACGTCACCCGCAACGGCATCCACGTGGTCACCGAGAAGTACGCCGACTTCTACATGTCCAACCCGGCCGCGGGCTACAGCAACGTGCACGAGCGCTGGGCGGTGCGCATCTCCAACAACGGCGAGTTCATCCACGCCAACCCGATGAGCGCTGGCGCACAAGGCAATTCCAACGTGACCAACGGTTGCATCAACCTCTCGACGGAAAACGCGGCGGAGTACTACGCGACGGCGATATACGGCGACCCGGTCGAGGTGACGGGCAGTTCGATTCAGCTGTCCTACTCCGACGGCGACATCTGGGACTGGGCGGTGGACTGGGACACCTGGCTGTCGATGTCGGCGCTACCGCGGCCGTCGGGTCGCGCCCCGGGAACTCAGATTCCGGTCACCGCCCCGGTCACGCCTTCGACCGCGCCGACCCTGTCGGGCACGCCGACGACTTCTAGTTCTGGTCCTAGTTCTAGTCCTAGTTCTGGGCCAGGTGGTTAA
- a CDS encoding SDR family NAD(P)-dependent oxidoreductase — translation MAQTRVAVVTGASSGIGEATAKTLAAQGFHVVSVGRRADRIAALAQETGGTPVVADVTNDGQVQALADGLDRVDVLVNNAGGAKGLETVADANLEHWRWMWETNVLGTLRVTRALLPKLIASGDGLVVTVTSIAALEVYDGGAGYTAAKHAQGALHRTLRGELLGKPVRLTEIAPGAVETEFSLVRFAGDQERADAVYAGMTPLVAADVAEVIGFVASRPPHVNLDQIIIRPRDQASATRRFNHLAQN, via the coding sequence ATGGCGCAGACGAGGGTGGCGGTCGTCACCGGCGCCAGTTCGGGAATCGGCGAAGCAACTGCGAAAACCCTTGCGGCTCAAGGGTTTCATGTGGTTTCGGTAGGGCGCCGGGCGGACCGGATAGCGGCCCTAGCCCAGGAGACCGGCGGTACCCCGGTTGTGGCCGACGTCACAAACGACGGGCAGGTCCAAGCGCTGGCCGACGGCTTGGACCGGGTTGATGTGCTGGTCAACAACGCCGGTGGCGCCAAGGGATTGGAGACCGTGGCCGACGCCAACCTTGAGCACTGGCGGTGGATGTGGGAGACGAATGTGCTGGGCACCCTGCGGGTCACCCGCGCGCTGTTGCCCAAGCTGATCGCGTCCGGTGACGGCCTGGTGGTCACGGTCACCTCGATAGCCGCGTTGGAGGTGTACGACGGCGGCGCCGGTTACACCGCCGCCAAACACGCGCAGGGCGCGTTGCACCGCACGCTGCGCGGTGAGCTGTTGGGAAAACCGGTGCGGCTCACCGAAATTGCCCCCGGCGCGGTGGAAACCGAGTTCTCCCTGGTGCGCTTCGCCGGTGACCAAGAGCGCGCTGACGCCGTGTACGCGGGGATGACCCCGTTGGTGGCCGCCGACGTCGCCGAAGTGATCGGATTCGTGGCATCCCGGCCGCCGCACGTGAATCTGGACCAGATCATCATCCGGCCGCGCGATCAGGCGTCAGCGACCCGCAGGTTTAACCACCTGGCCCAGAACTAG
- a CDS encoding ROK family protein, whose amino-acid sequence MHSHTLSPHSPIRRPHPARSHRHVAPPALHLSDTAAAAVFRAVRLRGPVGRDVIAKVTSLSIATVNRQVIALLEAGLLRERADLAVSGAIGRPRVPVEVNHEPFVTLGIHIGARTTSIVATDLFGRTLDTVETPTPLNSAGAALASLADSAARYLRRWHRRRPLWVGVSIGGAVDSGTGHVDHPRLGWRQAPVGPVLADVLGLPVSVASHVDAMAGAELLLGMRRFAPTSPTTLYVYARETVGYALVIGGRVHCPASGPGTIASLPAHSELLGGSGQLESTVSDEAVLAAARRLRLLPGVTPVTRTNGSAAAITDLLRVARAGNTQARELLAERARVLGEAVALLRDLLNPDELVVGGQAFTEYPEGMQYVEEAFAARSVLAPRDIRVTAFGNRVQEAGAGLVSLGGLYADPLGAMRRSGALQTQLREPEPEALA is encoded by the coding sequence GTGCACTCTCACACTCTTTCCCCTCATTCCCCCATCCGTCGCCCGCACCCGGCGCGGTCGCACCGCCACGTGGCGCCCCCCGCGCTGCACCTGTCGGACACCGCGGCGGCGGCCGTCTTCCGGGCCGTGCGGCTGCGCGGTCCGGTGGGCCGGGACGTCATCGCCAAGGTCACCTCGCTGAGCATTGCGACGGTGAATCGCCAGGTCATAGCCCTGTTGGAGGCCGGCCTGCTGCGTGAGCGCGCCGACCTGGCGGTGTCCGGCGCGATCGGGCGGCCGCGGGTTCCGGTGGAGGTCAACCACGAACCGTTCGTGACCCTGGGCATCCACATCGGCGCCCGGACCACCAGCATCGTGGCGACCGATCTGTTCGGACGCACCTTGGACACCGTCGAGACGCCCACCCCGCTCAACTCCGCGGGAGCCGCGCTGGCGTCGCTCGCCGACAGCGCCGCGCGTTATTTGCGGCGCTGGCACCGGCGTCGGCCGCTGTGGGTCGGGGTTTCCATCGGTGGCGCCGTCGACAGCGGTACGGGGCACGTCGACCACCCCCGACTCGGTTGGCGACAAGCGCCGGTGGGTCCGGTGTTGGCCGACGTGCTCGGTCTGCCGGTGTCGGTGGCTTCACACGTCGACGCCATGGCCGGCGCCGAACTTCTGCTCGGCATGCGGCGTTTCGCGCCCACCTCGCCGACCACTCTGTACGTCTACGCCCGCGAGACCGTGGGCTATGCGCTGGTGATCGGCGGGCGGGTGCACTGCCCGGCCAGTGGCCCCGGCACCATCGCGTCGCTGCCGGCGCACTCCGAATTACTCGGCGGCAGTGGACAATTGGAGTCCACCGTCAGCGACGAGGCGGTCTTGGCGGCGGCCCGGCGGCTGCGGCTGCTGCCCGGTGTCACCCCGGTGACCCGAACCAACGGATCGGCCGCCGCGATCACCGACCTGCTGCGGGTGGCACGGGCGGGCAACACGCAAGCCAGAGAACTGCTCGCGGAACGGGCCCGGGTGCTGGGCGAGGCGGTCGCGCTGCTGCGGGACCTGCTCAATCCCGACGAGTTGGTCGTCGGCGGTCAGGCCTTCACCGAATACCCCGAGGGCATGCAGTACGTGGAGGAAGCCTTCGCCGCCCGTTCGGTGCTGGCGCCGCGCGACATCCGGGTCACCGCCTTCGGCAACCGGGTGCAAGAAGCAGGAGCCGGCCTGGTGTCGCTGGGCGGCCTCTACGCCGACCCGCTGGGCGCGATGCGTCGCTCGGGCGCGCTGCAGACCCAGTTGCGCGAACCGGAACCGGAAGCCCTCGCCTAG
- the mshA gene encoding D-inositol-3-phosphate glycosyltransferase, which translates to MHFDNSVVDGPQRVALLAVHTSPLAQPGTGDAGGMNVYVLQTALHLARRGIEVEIFTRATASADPPVVPVAPGVLVRNIVAGPFEGLDKYDLPTQLCAFAAAVLRAEAAHEPGYYDIVHSHYWLSGQIGWLARDRWAVPLVHTAHTLAAVKNAALADGDSPEPPLRTVGEQQVVDEADRLIVNTEDEAQQLISLHHADPDRIDVVHPGVDLDVFRPGDRRAARARLGLGPDEQVVAFVGRIQPLKAPDIVLRAAAQLPGVRIIVAGGPSGSGLAAPDGLMRLAEELGIAQRVTFLPPQSRTELASLFHAADLVAVPSYSESFGLVALEAQACGTPVVAAAVGGLPVAVRDGVTGALVAGHDIDRWAAAIDRLLQLRAGPQGWAMSRAAVEHAAGFSWDNTTDALLASYRRAIADFAAERALRRDDVVSDLAVVRKPRRWAQRREVRA; encoded by the coding sequence GTGCACTTCGACAATTCAGTGGTGGATGGCCCGCAACGGGTAGCCCTATTGGCGGTGCACACCTCCCCACTGGCCCAGCCGGGAACCGGGGATGCCGGCGGGATGAACGTCTACGTGCTGCAGACCGCGTTGCACCTGGCCCGCCGCGGCATCGAGGTGGAGATCTTCACCCGCGCCACCGCCTCGGCGGATCCGCCGGTGGTTCCGGTGGCTCCCGGCGTGCTGGTGCGCAACATCGTGGCCGGACCGTTCGAGGGGCTCGACAAATACGACCTGCCCACGCAGCTGTGTGCGTTCGCGGCGGCGGTGTTACGCGCCGAGGCTGCGCACGAGCCGGGCTACTACGACATCGTCCACTCGCACTACTGGCTGTCCGGCCAGATCGGCTGGCTGGCTCGAGACCGCTGGGCGGTGCCGCTGGTGCACACCGCGCACACGCTGGCCGCGGTGAAGAACGCGGCGCTGGCCGACGGTGACTCGCCCGAGCCACCGCTGCGCACCGTCGGCGAACAGCAGGTCGTCGACGAGGCGGACCGACTCATCGTCAACACCGAAGACGAAGCGCAGCAACTGATTTCGCTTCATCACGCCGACCCGGACCGCATCGACGTGGTTCATCCCGGCGTGGACCTGGACGTGTTCCGGCCGGGGGATCGACGGGCGGCTCGGGCTCGGCTCGGGCTTGGACCCGACGAGCAGGTGGTGGCTTTTGTCGGACGCATTCAACCACTCAAGGCGCCCGACATCGTGTTGCGCGCCGCCGCGCAGTTGCCGGGGGTGCGCATCATCGTGGCGGGCGGACCGTCGGGCAGCGGCCTGGCCGCACCCGACGGACTGATGCGGCTGGCCGAGGAGCTCGGCATCGCGCAGCGGGTGACCTTCCTGCCGCCGCAGTCCCGCACCGAGCTGGCCTCGCTGTTCCACGCGGCCGACCTGGTGGCGGTGCCGAGCTATTCGGAGTCGTTCGGCCTCGTTGCCCTGGAGGCGCAGGCCTGCGGGACGCCGGTGGTCGCGGCCGCGGTCGGCGGGTTGCCGGTGGCGGTGCGCGACGGCGTGACCGGGGCGCTGGTGGCCGGGCACGACATCGACCGGTGGGCGGCGGCCATTGACCGTCTGCTGCAGCTCCGCGCCGGCCCGCAGGGTTGGGCGATGAGCCGCGCGGCGGTCGAGCACGCGGCGGGGTTCTCGTGGGACAACACCACCGATGCGCTGCTGGCCAGCTACCGGCGGGCGATCGCCGACTTCGCCGCCGAGCGGGCGCTGCGACGCGATGACGTGGTATCGGACCTGGCGGTCGTGCGTAAGCCGCGTCGCTGGGCGCAGCGCCGCGAGGTGCGCGCGTGA